In Paenibacillus sp. FSL M7-0420, a single genomic region encodes these proteins:
- a CDS encoding aminotransferase class I/II-fold pyridoxal phosphate-dependent enzyme translates to MDEKLRIESRLAQIGSMEDPATGAINYPIYHATAFRHPRLGQSTGFDYIRTKNPTRSVLEEAAAALESGDAGFACASGMAALSTVFTLFGQGDHLIVSLDLYGGTYRLLERILSKYGISASYVDTNDLDGLEAARQPGTKAVFIETPTNPLMMITDVEAVCTWARRHGLLTIVDNTLLTPFFQRPLELGADIVVHSATKYLGGHNDVLAGLIVTKGAELSAEMAVLHNSLGAVLAPNDSYQLMKGMKTLALRMERHESNALAIARYLQEHPAIAEVFHPGLPDHPGYAIQNRQSSGNTGIFSFKVKEASYVEPLLRHIRLIAFAESLGGVESLMTYPAIQTHADIPAEIRDAVGVDDRLLRFSVGIEHVDDLIADLGQALEAARSELE, encoded by the coding sequence ACTTGGGCAGAGTACAGGCTTTGACTACATCCGCACTAAAAATCCTACCCGCTCTGTCCTCGAAGAAGCGGCAGCGGCCCTGGAATCCGGGGATGCCGGCTTCGCCTGCGCTTCCGGTATGGCTGCACTGTCCACGGTGTTCACCTTGTTTGGACAAGGGGACCATCTCATTGTATCGCTGGACTTGTACGGCGGTACTTACCGGCTGCTGGAACGGATTCTCTCCAAATACGGCATCAGCGCCTCCTATGTAGATACGAATGATCTGGATGGACTGGAAGCGGCCCGCCAGCCGGGCACGAAGGCTGTATTCATTGAGACGCCGACCAACCCGCTGATGATGATAACGGATGTCGAAGCCGTATGTACCTGGGCCCGCCGTCACGGGCTGCTCACGATTGTAGACAATACGCTGCTGACTCCGTTCTTCCAGCGCCCGCTGGAGCTTGGAGCAGATATCGTGGTTCACAGTGCGACTAAGTACCTGGGCGGGCATAACGATGTGCTGGCGGGTCTGATCGTGACCAAGGGGGCAGAATTGTCGGCTGAAATGGCCGTCCTGCATAACTCCCTGGGAGCGGTTCTCGCGCCGAATGACAGCTACCAGCTGATGAAGGGTATGAAGACCCTCGCGCTGCGCATGGAGCGGCATGAGAGCAACGCTCTGGCTATTGCCCGTTATCTGCAGGAGCATCCGGCGATTGCCGAGGTCTTCCACCCGGGCCTGCCTGATCATCCGGGCTATGCCATCCAGAACCGCCAGTCCTCCGGCAACACGGGAATCTTCTCCTTCAAGGTAAAAGAGGCCAGCTATGTGGAGCCGCTGCTCCGCCATATCCGGCTGATCGCCTTCGCCGAGAGTCTGGGCGGTGTTGAATCGCTGATGACCTATCCGGCGATACAGACCCACGCCGATATTCCGGCTGAAATCCGCGATGCTGTAGGTGTGGATGACCGGCTGCTGCGCTTCTCTGTCGGCATAGAGCATGTAGATGATCTGATCGCTGATCTGGGACAGGCTCTGGAGGCCGCCCGGAGCGAGCTGGAATAA